A DNA window from Allokutzneria albata contains the following coding sequences:
- a CDS encoding helix-turn-helix domain-containing protein, which translates to MRDDQIAFLIEVGAVLGGSAGSSEKAEEILSGLRKVVPHAASSLSTFHGFDVDHKSLVNIDYPDRVLEHVDSWFVRNDPAYEHMRKVNRHPLRWRDTPFPYRETFSAREVFLPAGFTEGVTVCLYNRLGVYTGNLHVSMDDARYPTDSDLAVLVAMQTMLGGLVDRTRSFPPPVWEVDDAVNCVCFYPGPVIEGVPGRPTGPHLAEGTPLVRLLLARYAEQRLPQQFWWHSGDGVLHAITTTRWEDRVLVLEEVAEPPFGLSVRELEVLTLLVEGCTNAQIATRLLISPKTVAKHVERVLHKMDVRSRTEAAVRAQRAGLVLLGASGATPAASA; encoded by the coding sequence ATGCGCGACGACCAGATCGCTTTCCTCATCGAGGTGGGCGCTGTGCTCGGCGGCTCGGCGGGCTCCTCGGAGAAGGCGGAGGAGATTCTGTCGGGCTTGCGCAAGGTCGTTCCCCACGCGGCGTCGAGCCTCTCGACTTTCCACGGATTCGACGTCGACCACAAGTCCCTTGTCAACATCGACTACCCGGACCGGGTGCTCGAACACGTCGACTCGTGGTTCGTGCGCAACGATCCCGCCTATGAGCACATGCGGAAGGTGAACCGCCATCCGCTGCGCTGGCGGGACACGCCTTTTCCGTATCGGGAAACGTTTTCGGCGCGGGAGGTCTTCCTGCCTGCCGGATTCACCGAGGGCGTCACGGTCTGCCTCTACAACCGGCTCGGCGTCTACACCGGCAACCTGCACGTCTCGATGGACGACGCCCGCTACCCCACCGACTCCGACCTCGCCGTGCTCGTCGCGATGCAGACCATGCTCGGCGGGCTGGTCGACCGCACGCGCTCCTTCCCACCGCCGGTGTGGGAGGTCGACGACGCGGTGAACTGCGTCTGCTTCTACCCCGGCCCGGTGATCGAGGGCGTGCCCGGCAGACCGACCGGACCGCACCTGGCCGAGGGGACGCCGCTGGTCAGGCTGCTGCTCGCGCGCTACGCCGAGCAGCGGCTGCCGCAGCAGTTCTGGTGGCACTCCGGCGACGGCGTCCTGCACGCGATCACCACGACGCGGTGGGAGGACCGCGTGCTCGTGCTGGAGGAGGTCGCCGAGCCGCCGTTCGGCCTGAGCGTGCGCGAACTGGAGGTGCTGACGCTGCTCGTCGAGGGCTGCACCAACGCCCAGATCGCGACCAGGCTGCTGATCTCCCCGAAGACCGTGGCCAAGCACGTCGAGCGGGTGCTGCACAAGATGGACGTGCGCAGCCGCACCGAGGCCGCCGTGCGCGCGCAGCGGGCCGGGCTCGTCCTGCTCGGCGCCTCCGGTGCTACTCCGGCGGCCAGCGCTTGA
- a CDS encoding RNA polymerase sigma factor encodes MTDDADFTASMTRYRPTVLAIARSITGNPDDAEDAVQAAYLRAWRKRAQLSAPEAIGCWLSTIVRRECYALLRAKKKWTEAPEEFRRPACDPAEVVTAGEALGRLRRAFSRLPRTDQLVWYLKVHKEFRHREIATIVHSSEGAVGARLHRMRIALREALT; translated from the coding sequence ATGACAGACGACGCGGACTTCACGGCGAGCATGACCCGTTACCGGCCGACCGTGCTGGCGATCGCCAGATCGATCACCGGGAACCCCGACGACGCCGAGGACGCCGTTCAGGCGGCCTATCTGCGAGCCTGGCGCAAACGCGCACAGCTGAGCGCTCCCGAGGCAATCGGCTGCTGGTTGTCCACCATTGTGCGACGCGAGTGCTATGCACTGCTGCGGGCGAAGAAGAAATGGACGGAGGCGCCGGAGGAATTCCGCAGGCCTGCCTGCGACCCGGCCGAGGTGGTGACGGCGGGGGAGGCGCTGGGCAGGTTGCGGCGCGCGTTCTCCCGGCTGCCCAGGACCGACCAGCTGGTCTGGTACCTCAAGGTCCACAAGGAGTTCCGGCACCGCGAGATCGCGACGATCGTGCACAGCTCGGAGGGCGCCGTCGGCGCGCGGCTGCACCGGATGCGGATCGCCCTCCGCGAGGCGTTGACGTGA
- a CDS encoding YciI family protein, giving the protein MARFVVQWEYSADRDTRYAARPDHRAHLGALAERGIVLAAGPLADDTGGIVVFDTADADELQGHLAADPYTKAGVIVKTTVTEWKPALGAWLA; this is encoded by the coding sequence ATGGCGCGCTTCGTCGTGCAGTGGGAGTACAGCGCGGACCGGGACACCAGGTACGCCGCCCGCCCCGACCACCGCGCCCACCTCGGCGCGCTCGCCGAGCGCGGGATCGTGCTGGCCGCGGGCCCGCTCGCCGACGACACCGGCGGCATCGTGGTCTTCGACACCGCGGACGCCGACGAGCTCCAGGGCCACCTGGCCGCTGATCCGTACACCAAGGCGGGCGTGATCGTGAAGACCACGGTGACCGAGTGGAAGCCCGCGCTCGGCGCCTGGCTGGCGTAG
- a CDS encoding RNA polymerase sigma factor, giving the protein MVGDDAQGLGQHSGPRPVTVEQTVERTLGHIRALDPDDRPGGNTLTLEDLYRQHRMRLVRLAVLLVDDAATAEDVVQEAFTGLYRNWSGLRDGAAAVGYLRTAVVNGSRSVLRRRKTAREYQPPHMINARSAESLAMLTAEHQAVVAALGQLPPRQREVLVLRYYGGMSEAEIAESTGISRGTVKSTASRALDALQKIIKT; this is encoded by the coding sequence GTGGTAGGGGACGACGCGCAGGGCCTGGGTCAGCATTCCGGTCCGAGGCCGGTCACCGTCGAACAGACGGTAGAGCGGACGCTCGGCCACATTCGCGCACTCGATCCCGATGACCGGCCCGGCGGGAACACCCTCACGCTGGAGGACCTGTACCGCCAGCACCGGATGCGCCTGGTCCGGCTGGCCGTCCTGCTCGTCGACGACGCCGCGACCGCGGAGGACGTGGTCCAGGAGGCGTTCACCGGGCTCTACCGCAACTGGTCCGGCCTGCGTGACGGCGCCGCCGCCGTCGGCTACCTGCGCACCGCCGTGGTCAACGGCAGCCGCTCCGTGCTGCGCCGCCGCAAGACCGCCCGCGAGTACCAGCCGCCGCACATGATCAACGCCAGGTCGGCCGAGTCGCTGGCCATGCTCACCGCCGAGCACCAGGCGGTCGTCGCCGCGCTCGGCCAGCTGCCGCCGCGGCAGCGCGAGGTGCTGGTGCTGCGCTACTACGGCGGGATGTCCGAGGCGGAGATCGCCGAGTCGACCGGGATCTCCCGCGGCACGGTGAAGTCCACCGCGAGCCGGGCGCTGGACGCGCTGCAGAAGATCATCAAGACCTGA
- a CDS encoding ROK family protein — MTSSPVVVAVDVGGTEIKAALVRGPEPTVLRQLRRATPKLAGGTETADAVVAEVAGIVGELSAGEEPAAVGVVVPGIVDDERRIGVFSANLGWRDYPFGEALAARLPGPLAFGHDVRAGGLAEARLGAGRGLDDLVVLPIGTGIAGALIIGGRPHSGGGYAGEIGHLVIADGPECACGQRGCLELIASSSAVARRYAERTGRSVTGAADVAAALREGDADAKLVWGDAVDALARAITQLATLFAPQAVVLGGGLAMAGELLTAPLERRLDGLITIQRRPELRRAALGDRAGCLGAALMAIEAVSFLEGR; from the coding sequence GTGACCAGCTCTCCTGTGGTCGTCGCGGTCGACGTCGGCGGCACCGAGATCAAGGCCGCGCTCGTGCGCGGGCCGGAGCCGACCGTGCTCCGGCAGCTGCGCCGGGCCACGCCGAAACTCGCGGGCGGCACCGAGACCGCCGACGCCGTGGTGGCCGAGGTCGCCGGGATCGTCGGCGAGCTGAGCGCGGGCGAGGAACCCGCGGCGGTCGGCGTCGTGGTCCCCGGCATCGTCGACGACGAGCGGCGGATCGGTGTCTTCTCCGCGAACCTGGGCTGGCGGGACTACCCCTTCGGCGAGGCGCTCGCGGCGCGGCTCCCCGGGCCGCTGGCCTTCGGCCACGACGTGCGCGCCGGCGGGCTGGCCGAGGCGCGGCTCGGCGCGGGGCGGGGGCTGGACGACCTGGTGGTGCTGCCGATCGGCACCGGCATCGCCGGGGCGCTGATCATCGGCGGGCGGCCGCACTCCGGCGGCGGCTACGCCGGGGAGATCGGGCACCTGGTGATCGCGGACGGGCCGGAGTGCGCGTGCGGTCAGCGCGGCTGCCTCGAACTCATCGCCTCCTCCTCGGCCGTCGCCCGCCGCTACGCCGAGCGCACCGGCCGGTCGGTCACCGGGGCGGCCGACGTGGCCGCCGCGCTGCGGGAGGGCGACGCCGACGCCAAGCTGGTCTGGGGCGACGCCGTCGACGCGCTCGCCAGGGCGATCACCCAGCTGGCAACGCTGTTCGCCCCGCAGGCGGTGGTGCTCGGCGGTGGGCTGGCCATGGCGGGTGAGCTGCTGACCGCTCCGCTGGAGCGGCGGCTGGACGGGCTGATCACCATCCAGCGCCGTCCGGAGCTGCGGCGGGCCGCACTGGGCGACCGGGCGGGCTGCCTCGGCGCGGCGCTCATGGCCATCGAGGCAGTGTCGTTCTTGGAGGGCCGATGA
- the nagA gene encoding N-acetylglucosamine-6-phosphate deacetylase, which translates to MKLAGGRVVTPDGVLDPGWLRVEGDKIVALGAGTGPELPGEDVVDASGCWIVPGFVDIHCHGGGGESFSTLDGDRIAHAVAAHRKHGTTTMLASLVTGEIPELAKQVAALAEATRDGLVAGVHLEGPFLSAARCGAHDPALLRAPDRESVRTLLDAGAGAVRMITLAPELDGAVDAVRLLADSGVIAAIGHTDATEAQVRPAVDAGATVATHLFNGMRPLHHREPGPIGALLDDERVTVELICDLVHLHPTAVRLAARHAGTGRTVLITDSISASGIGDGVYDLGGLKVTVRDGVPTLAGGSLAGSTLTMDAAFRNAVVQGGLSMSEAAFACSTRPAALLGLAGVTGALRPGLTADLVVLDADLRLRSVLHQGGWVDTAAA; encoded by the coding sequence ATGAAGCTCGCTGGAGGCAGGGTCGTCACGCCGGACGGGGTGCTCGATCCCGGCTGGCTGCGCGTCGAGGGTGACAAGATCGTCGCGCTCGGCGCGGGTACCGGGCCGGAGCTGCCCGGCGAGGACGTGGTGGACGCGAGCGGCTGCTGGATCGTGCCCGGCTTCGTCGACATCCACTGCCACGGAGGCGGTGGCGAGTCCTTCTCCACCCTCGACGGGGATCGGATCGCGCACGCCGTCGCCGCGCACCGCAAGCACGGCACGACCACCATGCTCGCCAGCCTCGTCACCGGCGAGATCCCCGAGCTGGCCAAGCAGGTCGCCGCGCTCGCCGAGGCCACGAGGGACGGGCTGGTCGCGGGCGTGCACCTGGAAGGCCCGTTCCTCTCCGCGGCTCGCTGCGGTGCGCACGACCCCGCACTGCTGCGCGCCCCCGACCGCGAGTCGGTGCGGACGCTGCTGGACGCCGGAGCGGGTGCGGTCCGGATGATCACGCTCGCGCCCGAGCTGGACGGCGCGGTGGACGCGGTCCGCTTGCTGGCCGACAGCGGGGTGATCGCCGCGATCGGTCACACCGACGCAACGGAGGCGCAGGTCAGGCCCGCGGTGGACGCCGGGGCCACCGTGGCGACGCACCTGTTCAACGGCATGCGCCCGCTGCACCACCGCGAGCCGGGACCGATCGGCGCGCTGCTGGACGACGAGCGGGTGACCGTCGAGCTGATCTGCGACCTGGTGCACCTGCACCCGACGGCGGTGCGGCTGGCCGCGCGGCACGCCGGGACCGGGCGGACCGTGCTGATCACCGACTCGATCTCCGCGTCGGGTATCGGGGACGGCGTCTACGACCTGGGCGGGCTCAAGGTGACCGTGCGGGACGGGGTGCCGACGCTGGCTGGGGGCTCGCTCGCGGGCAGCACGCTGACCATGGACGCGGCCTTCCGCAACGCCGTGGTCCAGGGCGGGCTGAGCATGTCCGAGGCCGCTTTCGCCTGTTCCACCCGGCCCGCGGCGCTGCTCGGGCTGGCCGGGGTCACCGGGGCGCTGCGCCCCGGGCTCACCGCCGACCTGGTGGTGCTGGACGCGGACCTGCGGCTGCGCTCGGTGCTGCACCAGGGCGGGTGGGTGGACACGGCCGCGGCCTGA